The following nucleotide sequence is from Synchiropus splendidus isolate RoL2022-P1 chromosome 1, RoL_Sspl_1.0, whole genome shotgun sequence.
GACCTACTGTATTAACACAATGGAGctaaaatcacacaaaaaagCATGTCTGTCATATGACtgtatattgtattatattgcaATATTGTATTGTACAGTATTAAAGTATTATCTTTAAGTCAAACACTCATCAGTGAtgcattcaaattcaaaagacATTTCATATGACAGTGGTCAGAGGAGTACAGTTGAGCCAACCATCAGCACTGATGCAACACTATTAAGTGATGAAAACATCTTCTGTGGTGCCATTGATAGTCATGATGCGTTTGTCGTACAACAGACAGGGGCCTGAAGAAGCATGCACCTGCACTTAAGTCTGTTTTAATGGCCAGAATGAAGCAAGCCTTTTAAAGAAGAGATCAAAAGCTTGATCCAGGCTCATAAGCTGCCTCTGTGTATTGTCTCCAAAAACAACCcatagaattattattattttagacaTGTAAGAGATGGCAGCTCATCGTCTTCTACATCTTCTATTGCATCCTATCACCAAACAGGACAAAAATAATCCGGAAAATTAGATTCGATTAGATGGcgtttattagtcccacagtagGGAAATTCCACAAATTCAACTCATGATGAGGTtaaagtgttgtttttcttggcCAATCAGGATAATTCCAAAACCTTCATAGTTCATAGTTTTGTCTGCTACAGTATTTTGACAAATTGATGCGATGCTGCTGTTTAACGCTATGTCGCCTTTATCTATGCATCTGTGGACTCTATAGGGTCAAAGGTTAATACTACCACTTCTCACCGCAAACAAATTCGCAGCTGAATAAATGATGTCATTCACACTACACAACTTGTTTCCTTTGAAAAAGCCTTGAAAGAAACCGCAGGCAAGGGTTGTGACAGCATGTGCtcttcaggtcatgtgaccacttgTTTAAGAAGTAACTACTCTAGAGGCGGAATGGAAACTTCTCTCCTGCATACAAGGTGGAAGACTCCTTATCATTCAGCACCCGTCGTCGCCTATATAATAAACACATGCAGGACAGCAGGTATGCAGTGGTGGAGTGGAAAAATCTCAAAAAGATCTTTTGAAATCTTTTCCAGACGAAACAGCTGAAACAACTTCAATCACTGTTGAACAGCATGGAACCAAAGTAGTTCCATTCACTGAGGATATCTGGCCCTATTAGTTACAGCCATGTTCATCAGTGGTGGGAGAGGCAGCGAAGAAGAACGCGGAACAACCGTGAGAAAATCGAAGATCATTCAAATTCCTGAATCATATAattgaatgaattgaaaaaaaaaatcatcactcAGCCTTATAAGACCGAAATCCGAAGCTCACATTCAATTTATTGTTCGTTCACCACGTCTTACACTGTCCAGTCACAAGTGGAAAAAACTGAAGAGTTGCTCAAGCTCACAAAGTGCTCTTATATCTCGTGACTTCTATAGATGGAACAGCAGACACATTGATAGAAACCTTCAAAATTTTCAGATGGATTGCATGATTGGTAAATACAGTTTATTTATCAGTCAAGTACAACATGATCAGAGTTTTGCTTTCTGCCTAACCAGTCCTATAACTCATCCCACCCAAAGCTGTGCTGCACTTCCCATGATCAATAAAAGTGCTGCAATTTAAAAACAGTGGAAAAGTTTGCAGCTTTATTAAGGCAGCTCGGTCATCAAGTTTACATTGAGGTTGTGATGTGCTCAACACCTGACACAGATCTGAAAACCAAAGTGAATTTAAcagttctgtttcatttttcatctcagACTAGATGGGTGTTCATGTCAAGGCAACACATCCACTGACATAAGTCAAACTAATACTGTGCTTCTTCGATGAGCTGCTTTTGAATTGCATATAGGCTCCTTTGCATATCAACACCCTTTTAAAAAACTTGAAAGGAAAGTAAAACAGTAACTCATAAAAACAGCTACTTAACGCCCACCTCTCAGTAAAGGCAGAttagaaaaaagtagcagtgaATTCTTACCAATACAGACGTCTATCTTTCCCTTGATAGCAGCTTCATGCAGGGGCGTGTAGTTCCAGTTGTCTCGGGCATTGGCGTCAGCACCCTGACACATCAGTAAGGACACTACCTGATATCAGAAACAACATGAAGGACATTTTTGTACTTTTAGTGGTCTTGTAGATAGAACAGTTTAATCAACAAGACAcctttatgatttatttttcaatagaTATGCAAAATAAATGCCATAAGACACCCTTTTTTTAATCACTTGCTTAAATGGAACTTCTAGTTGTGACTacattatttccttttttttcagtagAGCATGTTACCTATGAAGATGAGTATTAACTACTTGGCAGCAGCAATGTATATAAACTGATgaataaaagtcaaataaagCATAAAGAAATAGAGgcaattttttaaaatgcatttttaatttctattcaaagttgcctctattgctgctggaaatgtaaatttcctggagggagtcatcccaaagggaagtctagtctaagtctaagtcccAGCCATCAGCACCTCCACAAGTTTTGTCCATAACACATGCATGACAAAATGACCCCACAATATGTGTTTACAAATCAAAACACAGAGCCATAGATTGTAGCAAACAAATCAATCTGAAAGATCTAAatagatataaataaatgttttaaaaatatagatGTGAATTCAGAAATTTGTGTAGCAGGTGCCTGAATAACCATTTAAGCAATGAGAATTTTGCAACCCAAATCACACCCCTGTGAGGCGAACCAACTTTAATAACTTTAATAATTGCAAAACCAATGAATCACGGCAGCAGTTTATTCACAGTTGTTCAGGGCGGATGCACAACACAGCACCATCCGTAACACGCTCAGGAAAAGACACTCACCTCTGAGTGGCCGAACGAGCAGGCGTTGTGAAGAGGAATCAAACCACCATCGTCCCGCGCGTGGACGttggctccagtctgcagcaggTGGTCCACCACATCTTTTCTCCCAAAACCTGAACACACGAAAGTGATGGAGCAATTTAGTACTCTTTTCTAAGGAGGTATGCATTGACGTAGTTGCAGCTCAAAGGTGccaatgttttctgttgttcCACTTGTTTACCTGCAGCGAAGTGGAGAGGAGTGGATTTCCGTCCAGCCATATCTTTCGCGTTCACATTCATAACATCCACAAGTTTCTTCACCCTGCATACGTCTCCGTTTCGACAAGCTTCAAACAGCTCTCTAAAAGCCCCGTTCGGACTACTACCGTGGCTTGCCGTGTTCTCGCTGACGGCTTCGGGCGTAGAACCGGCGCTAGCCCCGCTGCCATCGGTGGTGGACGAGGAGCtaacgctgctgctgctgctggagctgctgttgcTACTGGGAGAGGCCGGGGTTCCCTCGCCTCCAGCCGCCGCCTCTAGCGTTGCACCCTGGAGAAGCGGCCGGATATCGTCGAGGCATCCAGGCTGGACGCCTGCAGGGCTGGTGGGGAGGGAAGAGCTGCGGGGCGGGGAGGACATCAGGGgagcaggctgctgctgctgctgctgctgctgagaagaGCGACGAGGCGTCGCCATTTTCACAACAGTCCCCACTAGCAACAAAAACACCAGTGACAATTTCCTGTCACGGAGCATCCCACTTCcgctcctctttttttctcattttactATCTTCTATTTAGCATCTACTTCTCCGCGATTTCTAGTTTAATTGTGTTTTACAATCAAACCTAATGTCAGtgccataaaaaaaacattttaaccaACGTCTTACACCACACCGTCGAAAACTTCAAATTCGCTTAAGGTTGAGGAAAGTTGCTATTACTATTACTGACTGGAAACTTCTTCACATCCAATCGAGCGTTCTTTAATACCCGTAGTATTCATAACAATGAGTCAAAATAGGTCCTGCAAGTTATGTCATTGAAGATGGACAGTAAGTGGGAAACCAGCGGAAACTGTGTGCACCTGTCGCCCTCTGGCGGGAACTTTTGTTATTGAAGAATTGaaccaaaaataaatcttgaaatatttaaatttatttcttcattagtTTTCATCAactaaattgatttttttttttttttttcatttctttagaTATATTTTCGTTGGTAAAGAAAGAACAACACATAGCGGCAAAAACACCtttggaaaataaacaatattcagATGGGAAGGTCAGAATAATCTCTACATTCCATTTCTTGAATATTTCATATACAAGATGCTCAACTCTAGATGATAAACCTtatttgaggtgaaaatgaacATTGATGAACAACAATAAGTCAGAGAGACATTAACAAGTGAGATCTCCCCACAGTTTGAAGTGATGGCGAGAATGAAAATGCTAAACaatgtgaaatacatttttgtcttttcaacaTCGATTGCATAGATATTATGTAATAGCACCTCCTCAGTCTTTCTTGCCACTTATGACTTCAAAGTGCATGCAAAGATTTTGCCAAGTGTTTTGTCAGGTCTGACAAGAGGATTACATGTGAGAGTGACGGCGGTTATAGAAGCAGTGATTATAAAAGAGTTAGAAGTCAGGAGCTGCTCATACAACTGTCTGGTTGGTTCACATGCCGGTCATAGTTCTATCAACTGCCAGCTCTAGCGTCAAAgagcaacaagaaaaaaaaaggtagaaCATAATCACAACTTGAACTGTGAATTCAATTGTTCAGTGTTAATATAACAGAACTAGATTAACGGCTTTTCATGTGGCAGTGAAGTTCAGGATTGATGGAGATGAAAGTTGCATTACACTGACAGCAAAATAGATACCATTCAGTTAAATTGGTGAGAATTGTGAtcactgaatttcagtgtcAAACATGAAAGAATTGGGGCCAAAAAAGTACAAGGattcttgaaaaatattttcagaagtATTTAGTCGTGTCTGATCAACACTCTGATATCGCTCTGAACACTCGCTCTGACCTGAtttccattttttccccccaaaccAAGGAGTTCTCAAATGAATGGCTCACATTATCGGGGGAGAAGTACCTGCCCCTTGTTTTCGAACACCTACAACGACACCCCGAAACCACCCCGACCTGTTTCTTTTGACACCTCGTCGGATGGGAGTCAGAGGTGTAAATCACAGTGAAAGCTCTGGAGCTCACCATGTTCATTCAGAAAAACTGATGCGATTGTTGTAGAATGTTAGAACGATTGCTATGGGATTTATGTGAAAATAATGTtgtattattgtaattattatttgaAGTTGACTTTCACATTGAGCGAAACGTTGGCCGAAATACATTAGTTTCGCAATAATGTTTATGTTTTACCATCTGAATATTTTACGTCAATGTAACAATAACAATGGCATACGGGATGAAAAAGACACTCTAAACACAAAATGTTCATTTGACGTTTTACTTTCAAAAGCGGTTGGTCTTGGTAAGTTCACGTCAAACCCAAACGTTTTCTTGAGAGGCTTTAAATGTGGCCAGACTGGTCGAAACTGCGCTGTGTCGCCTCGGCTGCTGCAGCCGCGGCTGGCGACACACCTGTCCCGGCACGGACAGGTAGCCCCGCCCACCTGCAGGTTtcagtctgacttgttttttaaaagcagctGTCAAAAGGAAGCGGCTCACGTTCGAGCTCTCAGACGCAACCTGAGGAGTAAACACGTCGACAACAACATCAGGAGGCTGCAAACATGCCGAGGCGATCAGCGCAGGAGTGGATCCGGCTCTCCATGCGGACCCCGGGCATATTGATCTTCGGCATGGTGATGGCTCCGTGTGGCTGGATCCTGAATCTGACCTCCACCGTGTCGCCCAACTGGAGGACCATCCATGACATCCCGGGCCAAGCGACTAACTTGTTCATCCAGCAGGGCATCTGGGACATCTGCGAGGCCAGAGACACTTCCACCTCCATCTCATGTGGACAGGACGACACCACCTACTTCGGCAACCAGATCATCGAGGTGGCACAGGGTCTGATGGTGGCCTCGCTGGTGGTCACCCTGGTGGGTCTGGCCGTGGCGATCCCGGGCGTCCGCTGCTGGAGAGAAACCCCGAACTGGGTCGTGGCAGGCCTGGGCGggatcctcatcttcctctcagGGGTCATGACCATCATCCCCATCGCCTGGTACACCCACATCCTCGAGGACATAACCACGGAGACCCAGACGGTCACCATTCGGGTGGGCTACTGCATCGTGTTGGGCTACATCGGGGGCATCTTCGAGATCCTCGGCGGCTTCGTCATGTTCATCGGGATCTGCCGATGCTGCGGTGGCAAGAACAGAGGAGAGGTCCGCGTGGAGGAGGTCAGGAACCGCTACAACCCGAAGCCCACACCCAGGCGGGTGGACGTCCCCAGTCTCAACCGGCCGCGGAGCAGCGCCAGCAGCGTCCCCTACTCCAAGGACTCCCTGGACGATGACGTGTCCTTCCCGCGAGCCAAGAGCCCCGCAGCGCGGTCCGTCAACACCGCCGACAGCGGAAGACCCTATGATGCTGACCTGTGACCACGCCAGCTGAAATCCAAACTTGCCTTTATGTTGTAGTCTTGCCGTCGAGGTGCAAGTCAAAGTCTCCAGACTTGCTCAGATCAAatcggatttttttttaactgtcggGAATGGAAGGAAGCGGATCTGCCATAGAACGCCGTCAATGTGATTCTTCATGTTGTACCTGAAAACGTGCAATAAGAAagtgtttaaaatgtgtgttcttgtaaatatatatattccctCTGACTAGTATGTACATACTTATTTTCTAAAATTGCACTTATGCACTGGGGTGACCAAGATTTGTACAACACACTGTGATTAAAGTGTTCTATGAAATCATCAGGTGATGTGGAGTTTTGATCCAGATAGTCCATCAGGGAACAAAAACGCTCATACTGTCATTTAACACAAACATAAGAAGAGAGTATTTTTACACAACAATTAAAACGAAGGTAAAAGATCCAAATACAGGatgtttgtcatttcaaaatatagaCTTTGATATTGAAATATATCACTTTAACCTTCAGTTTTAGTGAAGACATGCTTTGCTTTTTCTAAAGTCACGGATGGTCAGTAACTTTGTGTGAGACCAACATAAGTTTATCAATCTCCAGCATGTCATGTCTAATATTAGCTTCTTATAAGCTGTTCagtccataatgcactgcaacagtcgcAGCTTACCAAATTTCACATTTGAAGCAATTCTCTCTGACTTCAACGTActgacatcttttttttttccaacaaataGATACATCTTTGATGCTTTATTTACAGCTTCAGATTTTACAAAACACACTACTTATGAAGCAGATAATGTTCAACAATGATCAATCACAATGGTGGTAAGATGCTTGACAAAAAAGGTGAATAATGATAATTACAGTGACTCAGAAAAGATCCCCTGCTTCTCTCAAATGTACTCATCCTATTGAATTCCATTATTAAGTTTCTCCAATTGGACAACTGACAGCATCTTGTTGAGCCAGTGGATGAAAGGAAGAGGAAACAATTGCCATTGAAGAAGAATAAGTTTTTAAGTAACCATCATCCCTAAGACCAGAGTGGCTCGAGTTGTGCAAGATAGTTCTGAAGATTCCACAAAATGGCCAGTTCGTATTCAAGTTGAATGTCTCTGGAGTTGCCCTGTAGTAAGTATTCAAAACATCAGGCCCGATATTGTGTAGTTTATGGCAGACCTAGAAGATATGTGGCCGAGATCCATTGGCTGTACTTACAACATTTAAGAGACAGATGGACGGTTTAACTTGGAATAgatcaacaaatacatttttatgaatatctagcaaaatgtgttttataaagtTCCTTCCAGTCACAGGAGATCTAAGCTCACCCCTGTCTGGAGCAGATCACCTACTGTATTATCATATATATCTATACAAGTCACTTCTTCAGAAATGTCTGGGTGGCAGTTGAACTGAGCCGCTGGCCTTTGGGGTCGAGTCCGTGTTGAGTGCAGGGAATACAGTGACTGTCATGGTTGACAATGCTGGTTAGAAAtcctgttctttttttctggaaaacGCGCAGTTAGCTCCTGCAAATGAAAGCGACACACCAAAGCCAATAGACACAGCAAAATACGTGGAATGTGCTCGTGTTGATATACAATGAGACAAACATTGTTCAGCCGAAATACAAATCCACTCCTGAAACCAGATGTCAGAAACGGACCAGGGACGACTTTTGAACACAAACAGGCTTTCACGCTACATGATTTCAGTGTTTACCTCATAAGTAAACTGACAATGCAGCCGGGCCGGTTGTCTTTCTCCAGGCATCTGGTCAGGCAACATTACCTCCTCCGTGTGACTGGCTCCACGTCTCATACAAGGACACACTGTAAGAGACAATCACCTCTTTATTTTGGCTGAATTCGCTCTCTAGAGGTCTGTGACAAGGCACCGTGTGAAACGTAATGCTACTGTTCCTGCGTGGCTACGCGGACTGATCAAACGTTTCACACATGAAAGGTACTACATTTAGAGAGCCAGAGTATCAGAAGTGAAGCTCTTTTAGatgtctgtatttttatttgagaTGGGCATTAGTGTAGctaagttgttgtttttcagaggGTCGCGCCATTCAACGATGGTACAGTGTTGGTAACTAGGGTAACCAGTTATGTCTGATCAGACTAGGGGACCATTCAAGAGCCAGAGGGATCAAGAACGTTGCTTCCTGGCAAGGATAACTCAGACAAGTACAACGTCACAGAAGTGTTGTTGAGGACTCAAGTGAACTAAAACTTTGCATCAGTGCTTCACTTATGCCACCACACGGATTAGGTTGCAGGTCTTTTAACCAGATAACCGACCCAggcctagtgagcatgtctttgggttgtgagaggaaactggaggacccagagaaaacccatgcaAACTCCACACAAATGTCCATAGCTGGAttctgaaccttcttgctgagaggcaacAGTGCAAACCACTGCACACTGTGCCACCCGCTGACTACTTTTCATTGAGTCAATTGATGGGTTAATACCATTTGTTTCTCCTGGCAGCCATGTGAACCATTTTGAAACATTTGCCCCCAGCAGTCTCCTTGTTATAGTGGTTCTCATATTACAGCTGCTATCCATTATACACTAGCCTTTTTTAGACTCATGCGGGCCAAGCACCTGAGTTCATACTAGCACGTCACCTGACACGCCGGGAGCCAAAAAGTGCTGGCAAGTTTGTACACACAAAACAGGTTTGGGAAAAATAACAGTCTGGCTTTGATTGGCTTCAGTGTAATATTTTAACTGTATAGTTGGTCAATAGTTCACCATCATGGACCAAACTTTTCAGCCAAGAACCAGCAAAATAATTCCATGGACTGGTAACTGCTGCCAACCCCAGTGGGGTATAGAACACAACCACATGAGTACACAGATTCAAACACTGTAGGTCTGAAAGAACAGAAACTGAGCACCTTCAACATTGGTCACGCTTTTCAACTTCAAGTCACTTTTCTTCCAAtgatttacttaaaaaaaaaaaagacaaaacatagGATTTTGTATTCACTCTTCTGTTGCCCTGACCACTACCCTGCGGTGGCCACTTTTGGAACCTTGAGCTCATACAGGCTTTGTGGGGAACTGGGTctttaaaagcaataaaattCCACTGGGAGGCACGTGGCATGACATTAatcaaaataattgtatttaaaaCTGAGGCTCTCAGAAGAGCTTCAAGTGTTGCAGGTCACTATGGGCTAGTACATTAgatatggagagaaaaaaaaaactaccagagtttgaaaaaaaacaaataaattctgaaaatgcatttattttcctgaATTATTGACAAAATACAGAGAAAATTGTGACATGGTGTGCAAGAACTATCTTCAAGGACatcaaaaaatgtgaaaatcacTATGTGCAACATCGGTTGTTAGATCAGGCAGAAATAAACTTCCATAGGATTGTGGGAAATAACACATCTCAATACAGGTGGAGGCCGGAAATAAACACTATTTTTAACTTTCAATAGAGTCAAGAGACAATGCGAACAGGTTGCACCACCTCAATGCAGAGCACAGTGGAAGAACTGAAGTATGAAGCAGAACAGGATTAATGAGGCGAGAACATAGCTTGAGCATGACTGTGTCCACAGACCACAATAGAATTTACCTAAATGACTTAGCAAGTTTCAGATGAACCACAATATattggggggggaaaaaaaaaacatttacagacAAAACTCTGAGCACATGctcgtgaaaataaaaaattagcTTCAGTCAGATGTAAAAAGACTAAACAGTAGGAGGTGCTGTTGCAGTGTCAGGTCAGGCAATACCacactgacatttaaaatgcattgaCATGTACGACTGCATCACTGCAGACAATACTTGtttgaaaaggcaatttatgaTTCATACTGCTTGTTTAAACACACATACTTGTGTTTCTAGTCACATTGTGATTACTGCAGAGATCCAAGTCAGATCCTGAGCTATTGAGGGGACATCTTTGGTGTACAACATGACAATGCCAATTCAAGCAGTTTTGAACAGTTTTATATGAAGTATTTATGTGGTGCATCCACACATTGACTGCAACACAAATCCAACCACCATTTTCTGGAGTGCAAAACTAGGCAGAGGGCTTGATCTCACACAACTATAAATGTTTACCTAGTACCAGTTCCAGCGACACGACAAACAAAACTGACTAGGAAAACTGGTTCTGGAATTTCAAATGTTTGAGATTTGGCAGAACATAATGTAAAATACCATCTAGACTGTTCCCATGGCAGCTGGATACCTTTACACAACCTAGGAGACCAGTGTTATGACGTTAGAATCTGTGGttatcttgtgtttgtgtgcgcacAAACATGAAGCAAATGTGAACTGAGGTGACAtgaagtggggaaaaaaaagaatcttccAGAACTTTACTGCCAGCTACGGCAAATAGAACCACCACCTGAGCTTCTGGGCATCCAAAATTCAGGAAACTGTGGTGTGAAGCGGCTGCGAGAAATTCGACTGAAGAGAAATGTCCTGACATCCCCTCGGAGGTGACCTGAGAAACAACCATACAAGAATATTGAGCGCTGACCTCCTTCATATAATTGTTATGGCATTTCATACGACCAAGTTTTGGCCTTCACCATTTCCACACTTCCACTGATTGTCATACCATGAACATTAGACTAGTGTTTACAAGTGAATTCCACCAGGAGGCAGCATTATACACTGCAAGTGTAACAGGGATCAACGTCTCCGGGGAGTGGCAGGATCCTCTCAGAAGACAGGTGCCCTTCCTTCTTAAACAAAGACACGCCTTTCGAAACGGCCTTTTCCTCAATATTAAAGAGGAagattaataaaatatttttatcttttaccCAGTAGATGCATCAATGTCGCGTACCTCTAGATATTTGCAAGGACCTCCGGTTTTACGgatccatttcatttttcaagtttgAAAATAAGTTTCCATAGACATCTGCCATATTAAGGTTTTGACATTTCAATCCAGATATGAAAAACTATGCCTGGGTGCTACACATGCCCCAATCAACTTAACATAAATCTGTTGAACTAAAATTTCATTCCATTTATCCAACATTGAACCCACCCATGAGGTTTTCTACAACCAATGTCTGAGATCATTCTTCCCAGGTGAGTACATAAGTGAAGGTGGATGTGGCGTTAACCAGCGGCTCCATTGCTCCACCAATAGAGGGCCTGTTCAAGACGAACTGCCACTCACTGATCCTTCGCTTTGCTCCTTTCAGCCCCTctagacatttaaaaatattttttcacagcCTTTGGGTATTCTTATATTACATCCCcttaaaacacttcacacactgTCAAACTTGATCGAAACCTTTAGCACTCATACAGCATGTATACAAGCGTCTCACTATGACCCATGTTGACAAAAGTTAGAATGAGCAAATGTTTGTAGTACGATCTATAAATAAGATACTAGAACACAAATTGTTGCCGTGTATGAATCCTCCACGCTTGTGTTGACTGAGTGTTGACTATTCTGCAGTGGTGACATCTGAGGTCAAAACAACTTCctcacaacaaaacacacctGTGTTCTGTTGATTCGCCCAGCTTATATCATGACTTTGTAGTCATCCTGTGCAGCCAGAGTCATCCTGAGAGACAAAAAAGAACAGGACAAGGGTAGAAGATTAATAGAGTATGGTTACAGAACAACATTGAGCCTTTATATTTACAACATATTACTCATTatccctttttttaaatacaagttGAGCCGTGAGTGCTCATGGTAAAGCAGCGATAGGTCAGTACCTCGCCCGTTTCTTCTGCCTCTGCCTCATTTTTGCCAGGACGAAGGCCACAATCAGGAGCCCGACGATGACAGCGATGACGCTCAGGGTGAGCGGTAGACTCAGCGATCCGTTGACGGTGTCTTCACAGAATTGTCCACGGTAGCCCAGATCGCACTCACATAACAGATCAGTACCACCTCCAGGAGGCGGCACGCAGCGCCCGCGGCTATTGCATTGGATCTCACCACATGTTGGGAGGCTGAGGTCTATGCCTCTGGGCCGGGGAGCTCCGCTGGAGGTCATGGTTGTGGGAAGCGCTGGAATAATctggtggaaaaaaaggagaTGGAATGTTTTCTGCAACCAAAGAAGGTTCAcctctccccctcccctccaaacacggaaaaacaaaaatcatataatatatatgatatgatttttgacatacACAGTCCCATGTTAACCTTTTAGACCGTTTCGGACAGGCCCAGTCTACTGTACGTTATGAACAAACCAGGAGCCTTGGATCCCAGGCTGGGGCCCATGGTGGTTGCCCCAAAGTCAAAACTTAAATTTCAGGCCGACAGAGCCATCTCCATCAGGGCACTCAGAGAGGAAGGTCAGAAATCTAAT
It contains:
- the cldn23.1 gene encoding claudin 23a; amino-acid sequence: MPRRSAQEWIRLSMRTPGILIFGMVMAPCGWILNLTSTVSPNWRTIHDIPGQATNLFIQQGIWDICEARDTSTSISCGQDDTTYFGNQIIEVAQGLMVASLVVTLVGLAVAIPGVRCWRETPNWVVAGLGGILIFLSGVMTIIPIAWYTHILEDITTETQTVTIRVGYCIVLGYIGGIFEILGGFVMFIGICRCCGGKNRGEVRVEEVRNRYNPKPTPRRVDVPSLNRPRSSASSVPYSKDSLDDDVSFPRAKSPAARSVNTADSGRPYDADL